One genomic region from Terriglobus aquaticus encodes:
- a CDS encoding glycosyltransferase family 39 protein — translation MLSRQADNRLSSVLVATTAVLVALCLWYNHAWFYDDTDITLRYARHLAQGLGPRWNIAGPPVEGFTSPLHVFAVAALLKLHVADRLAVRLISFAGHIVLLAFLWRWTRARFGQLAAVLTTCAVAVSFPLLVWDLGGLEAVPFAALCTAGTLFCFDYLESSNRRDLLWGGVLLGIAAFTRMDGAVAAIAALLAVLLLSKAPLRQRVIDVVLSGLIVVASLVPWQIFRELYFHAPLPNTYYAKVYGIPLGWRVRNGLLYWKIYLKLAPYPAEILFLIAVVQLLRRRVSRLSLALWLWLLIMAAYIVTTGGDHMFAARFMVTLVPIFALASVIGLLQIGALSTPALASSVAALFLVTSALQFRNEILNPRYESSSSLAGTIVGNSMRALIPAGSLVGLNVAGAMPYVDDDLNYIDMLGLNDYEIARRNPVPIDPAKHPVVVGHLKGDGLSVLRRHPDVLLLGPPSGQLAKGWLTLGDSEIVAAPEFARDYRLCSAPLIVTPQERAQLALVHLTADVQIYYYVRRGSRVVCERDLSQAQ, via the coding sequence ATGCTGTCGCGACAAGCCGACAACAGGCTCAGCTCCGTTCTGGTTGCGACAACCGCCGTTCTCGTGGCGCTCTGCCTCTGGTACAACCACGCCTGGTTCTACGACGACACCGACATCACGCTCCGCTACGCACGGCACCTTGCACAGGGGCTCGGCCCGCGCTGGAACATCGCCGGTCCACCGGTCGAGGGCTTCACCAGCCCGCTTCACGTCTTCGCGGTCGCGGCCCTTCTCAAGCTGCACGTAGCCGACCGCCTCGCCGTTCGTCTCATCAGCTTCGCCGGGCACATCGTTCTGCTCGCGTTCCTGTGGCGCTGGACGCGCGCTCGCTTCGGCCAACTCGCCGCCGTGCTCACCACGTGCGCCGTCGCAGTTTCGTTTCCCCTGCTCGTGTGGGATCTCGGCGGCCTTGAGGCCGTCCCATTCGCTGCACTCTGCACCGCAGGCACGCTCTTCTGCTTCGACTACCTTGAGTCTTCCAACCGCCGCGATCTGCTGTGGGGCGGCGTCCTGCTCGGCATCGCCGCGTTCACCCGCATGGACGGAGCGGTAGCAGCCATTGCCGCGCTACTCGCCGTACTCCTGCTGTCCAAAGCGCCGCTTCGCCAGCGTGTCATCGACGTCGTTCTCTCCGGCCTCATAGTCGTGGCCTCCCTGGTCCCATGGCAAATCTTTCGCGAACTCTACTTCCACGCGCCTCTGCCCAACACCTACTACGCAAAGGTCTACGGCATCCCGCTCGGCTGGCGTGTTCGCAACGGCCTGCTCTACTGGAAGATCTATCTCAAGCTCGCTCCGTATCCCGCTGAGATCCTCTTCCTCATCGCCGTCGTCCAGCTTCTCCGCCGACGCGTTTCGCGCCTCTCGCTTGCGCTCTGGCTCTGGCTCCTCATCATGGCCGCCTATATCGTGACCACCGGCGGCGACCACATGTTCGCCGCGCGCTTCATGGTCACGCTGGTGCCCATCTTCGCCTTGGCCAGCGTCATCGGCCTCTTGCAAATCGGCGCCCTCTCCACCCCGGCTCTCGCCTCCAGCGTGGCTGCACTCTTTCTGGTCACCTCCGCGCTCCAGTTCCGCAACGAAATCCTGAACCCGCGCTATGAAAGTTCATCCAGCCTCGCCGGCACTATCGTCGGCAACTCCATGCGCGCGCTCATTCCCGCCGGTTCGCTCGTCGGCCTCAACGTCGCCGGAGCCATGCCCTACGTCGATGACGATCTGAACTACATCGACATGCTTGGCCTGAACGACTATGAGATCGCTCGCCGCAATCCGGTCCCCATCGACCCTGCAAAGCATCCCGTCGTCGTCGGCCACCTGAAAGGCGATGGCCTGAGCGTCCTCCGCCGTCACCCCGACGTGCTTCTGCTGGGCCCACCCAGCGGCCAGCTTGCCAAGGGCTGGCTCACCCTCGGTGATTCTGAGATCGTTGCCGCGCCCGAGTTCGCCCGCGATTACCGGCTTTGCAGCGCACCGCTGATCGTCACGCCGCAGGAACGCGCCCAACTCGCCCTCGTCCACCTCACCGCCGACGTTCAGATCTATTACTACGTCCGGCGCGGCAGCAGGGTCGTGTGCGAGCGCGATCTGTCCCAGGCGCAGTGA
- a CDS encoding S66 peptidase family protein, with protein sequence MIKPPALQPGARIAIISPAGAPKPQMVERGLQCLATLGYQPVLFPSALAQGPIYFAGNIAARVADLHNAFADPTIGAVFCTRGGWGTAELLPHLNADLIRQNPKPFLGFSDPTTLHLWFAQTCGLGTFYGPMISPDFARGDSVDKGVDVRSFRNALTQTEPWSLGPPDGLRLLRPGKHTQTARGTLFGGCLALLNDSLGTPWALTPPAGDSILFLEEVGTHPYQWDRMLLHLRYAGILDRVQAIVLGDMEQCLTTISAEERARESALLLAALLHNLRDFAGPIAIGLGCGHVNTPNITLPLNVETELDLDGEPELRILESAVS encoded by the coding sequence ATGATCAAGCCGCCCGCACTCCAGCCCGGCGCCCGCATCGCCATCATCTCGCCCGCGGGCGCGCCCAAGCCACAGATGGTCGAACGCGGCCTCCAGTGCCTCGCCACCCTCGGCTACCAGCCGGTGCTCTTTCCGTCGGCTCTCGCCCAGGGTCCTATCTACTTCGCGGGCAACATCGCCGCGCGTGTGGCCGACCTGCACAACGCTTTCGCCGACCCGACCATCGGCGCGGTGTTCTGCACACGCGGAGGCTGGGGCACAGCCGAACTTCTGCCGCACCTCAATGCCGACCTCATCCGGCAGAATCCCAAGCCCTTTCTCGGCTTCAGTGATCCCACCACGCTGCACCTGTGGTTCGCCCAAACCTGCGGTCTGGGCACGTTCTACGGCCCAATGATCTCGCCCGACTTCGCCCGCGGCGATAGCGTCGATAAAGGCGTTGACGTCCGCAGCTTCCGCAACGCGCTTACGCAAACCGAGCCGTGGTCGCTTGGCCCCCCGGACGGCCTGCGCCTCCTTCGCCCGGGCAAGCATACCCAGACCGCGCGAGGCACCCTCTTCGGCGGCTGCCTTGCCCTGCTCAACGACTCGCTGGGCACGCCATGGGCGCTCACCCCGCCTGCGGGCGACAGCATCCTCTTCCTCGAAGAGGTCGGCACCCACCCCTACCAGTGGGACCGCATGCTCCTCCACCTCCGCTACGCCGGCATTCTCGACCGCGTTCAGGCCATCGTCCTGGGCGACATGGAGCAGTGCCTCACCACCATTTCCGCCGAAGAGCGCGCCCGCGAAAGCGCCCTCCTGCTCGCCGCCTTGTTGCACAACCTACGCGACTTCGCCGGTCCGATCGCCATCGGTCTGGGCTGTGGCCACGTCAACACACCCAACATCACGCTCCCGCTCAACGTCGAAACCGAACTCGACCTCGACGGCGAACCGGAGCTGCGCATCCTCGAATCCGCCGTCTCCTAG
- a CDS encoding PfkB family carbohydrate kinase, with protein MSILVVGSVAFDTLTTPTGHREKILGGAATHFSLAASFFTPVRVVGVVGKDFTAEHEDVMRSKGIDTSGIEHADGLSFHWTGAYEGAMSEAKTLGTDLNVFGTFAPKIPASYADSDYLFLANIDPVLQLRVRQQLPNVKLVAGDTMNYWINDHRDNLLKVLRELDILIINDTEARLLSGEHNLVAAAKRVMELGPKSLVIKHGEYGATAFFSERSFTGEQGTPKPFRAPALPIETVVDPTGAGDSFAGGFYGYIASQPQLTPAVLRKALFYGGVMGSFAVEEFGTDRLARTTREEIEERFRLFVEISHLDGELKPDAK; from the coding sequence ATGTCCATCCTTGTAGTCGGTTCCGTTGCCTTCGATACCCTAACAACGCCCACAGGTCATCGCGAGAAAATTCTTGGTGGCGCCGCAACACATTTCTCGCTTGCTGCTTCGTTTTTCACGCCCGTACGCGTCGTCGGCGTAGTTGGGAAAGACTTCACTGCTGAGCACGAAGATGTGATGCGCTCGAAGGGCATCGACACCTCCGGCATCGAGCACGCCGATGGCCTCTCCTTCCACTGGACCGGCGCGTACGAAGGCGCGATGAGCGAGGCCAAGACCCTCGGCACCGACCTGAACGTCTTCGGCACCTTCGCTCCGAAGATCCCCGCCAGCTACGCCGACTCCGACTACCTCTTCCTCGCCAACATCGATCCCGTGCTGCAGTTGCGGGTTCGCCAGCAGTTACCGAACGTGAAGCTCGTCGCCGGCGACACCATGAACTACTGGATCAACGACCACCGCGACAACCTCTTGAAGGTTTTGCGCGAGCTCGACATCTTGATCATCAACGACACCGAAGCGCGTCTGCTGAGCGGCGAGCACAACCTGGTCGCCGCCGCCAAGCGCGTCATGGAGCTCGGCCCCAAGTCGCTCGTCATCAAGCATGGCGAGTACGGCGCGACCGCCTTCTTCAGCGAGCGCTCGTTCACGGGCGAGCAGGGAACACCCAAGCCCTTCCGCGCTCCCGCTCTGCCCATCGAAACCGTCGTCGATCCCACTGGCGCGGGCGACAGCTTCGCCGGCGGCTTCTATGGCTACATCGCTTCGCAGCCGCAGCTCACGCCCGCCGTTCTGCGCAAGGCGCTCTTCTACGGCGGCGTCATGGGCTCGTTCGCGGTTGAAGAGTTCGGCACCGACCGCCTCGCCCGCACGACGCGCGAGGAGATCGAGGAACGCTTCCGTCTCTTCGTCGAAATCTCGCACCTCGACGGCGAACTGAAGCCGGACGCGAAGTGA
- the mtnP gene encoding S-methyl-5'-thioadenosine phosphorylase has product MAQQQAEIGIIGGSGLYNMPGLTDTTEITVDTPFGAPSETIVLGTLEGRKVAFLARHGRGHRILPSELNFRANIYAMKSLGVEFILSISAVGSLKAEHKPTDFVIPDQFIDRTFARNATFFGDGIVGHVAFGDPVCAVAAKAFKQGCDDAGVVGKLGGTYVNMEGPQFSTRAESNLYRSWGADVIGMTNLQEAKLAREAEISYATLAMVTDYDCWYEGHDDVTVDQVIKVIHENTANAQRVLAGAIRALPKSNSDTPCASALKYAIMTDKKLIPAATREKLAIFLDKYEG; this is encoded by the coding sequence GTGGCACAGCAGCAGGCAGAGATCGGCATCATCGGCGGCAGCGGGCTCTACAACATGCCCGGCCTCACAGACACCACCGAGATCACCGTTGATACGCCCTTTGGCGCACCGTCTGAGACCATCGTGCTGGGCACGCTCGAGGGCCGCAAGGTCGCCTTTCTGGCTCGCCACGGCCGCGGCCACCGGATCCTGCCATCAGAGCTGAACTTCCGCGCCAACATCTACGCGATGAAGTCGCTCGGCGTCGAGTTCATCCTCTCCATCAGCGCCGTCGGCTCGCTCAAGGCCGAGCACAAGCCCACCGACTTCGTCATCCCCGATCAGTTCATCGATCGGACCTTTGCCCGCAACGCCACCTTCTTCGGCGACGGCATCGTCGGCCACGTGGCCTTCGGCGATCCCGTCTGCGCCGTCGCAGCAAAAGCTTTCAAGCAGGGCTGCGATGACGCAGGCGTCGTCGGCAAGCTGGGCGGCACCTACGTCAACATGGAAGGCCCGCAGTTCTCCACCCGCGCCGAGTCGAACCTCTACCGATCCTGGGGCGCGGACGTGATCGGCATGACCAACCTGCAGGAAGCCAAGCTGGCCCGCGAAGCCGAGATCAGCTACGCCACCCTCGCCATGGTCACCGACTACGACTGCTGGTACGAAGGCCACGACGACGTCACCGTCGACCAGGTCATCAAGGTCATCCACGAGAACACGGCCAACGCCCAGCGCGTCCTCGCCGGCGCCATCCGAGCCCTGCCCAAATCCAACAGCGACACCCCGTGCGCCAGCGCCCTTAAGTACGCCATCATGACCGACAAGAAACTCATCCCCGCCGCCACCCGCGAGAAGCTCGCCATCTTCCTCGACAAGTACGAGGGCTAA
- a CDS encoding zinc dependent phospholipase C family protein: MRKRLSLLLAACLLAATPAAHAYSVLTHEQLIDLTWDSSIVPLLRSRYPTLTAAQLQEARAYAYGGCVIQDIGYYPFGDEFFSDLTHYVRSGDFVVNLFRNAGNADELAFAVGALSHYVGDTVGHSEATNRSVPVEFPKLRALYGDSVNYAQGPSQHVRTEFAFDVNEIAHHRFAPVHYLRQIGLQVPTKQLALAFYQTYGLGEDFTQRRGRRINVSGYRFSVRSFLPRIAYAVTLLHRHKEPADVQDADFQRMERELQQVATNNHWDDYRKKAGIGTYCLAGLLYILPKVGPIKFVSVKGPTDQTEVEYVKSVIRATDALNRTLHRFTPPPTTVPSAATAAAADTHSTLPASMFRSLAPPQAQRDPNHPLANRDLDTGNVVQPAGYPLTDQTYARLLHRLTAMPNEPVPPGVKTEILNYFSNTSLAYSVKHKPQEWATVQKDLVTLQGMPTRDADKLFETYGDDNDRDN; this comes from the coding sequence ATGCGCAAGCGCCTCAGTCTGCTCCTCGCGGCTTGTTTGCTGGCCGCCACTCCCGCGGCGCACGCTTACTCCGTCCTGACCCACGAACAACTCATCGACCTCACCTGGGACAGCTCCATCGTTCCGCTCCTGCGCAGCCGCTACCCCACGCTCACCGCGGCGCAGCTTCAGGAAGCGCGTGCCTACGCCTACGGCGGCTGCGTCATCCAGGACATCGGCTACTACCCGTTCGGCGATGAGTTCTTCTCCGACCTCACGCATTACGTCCGCTCCGGCGACTTCGTCGTCAATCTTTTCCGGAACGCCGGCAACGCCGACGAACTCGCCTTTGCCGTCGGCGCCCTGTCGCACTACGTGGGCGATACCGTGGGCCACTCCGAAGCGACAAACCGCTCGGTGCCGGTCGAGTTCCCGAAGCTGCGCGCCCTCTACGGCGACTCCGTGAACTACGCCCAGGGGCCCAGCCAACATGTGCGCACCGAATTCGCCTTCGACGTCAACGAGATCGCGCACCACCGCTTCGCTCCCGTGCACTACCTTCGCCAGATCGGGCTTCAGGTGCCCACTAAGCAGCTCGCCCTCGCCTTCTACCAGACCTACGGCCTCGGCGAAGATTTCACCCAGCGTCGCGGCCGCCGCATCAACGTCAGCGGCTATCGCTTTTCCGTCCGCAGCTTTCTTCCGCGCATCGCCTACGCCGTCACGCTTCTTCACCGCCACAAAGAACCGGCAGACGTGCAGGACGCCGACTTCCAGCGCATGGAACGCGAACTGCAGCAGGTAGCCACCAACAATCATTGGGATGACTACCGCAAAAAAGCGGGCATCGGCACCTACTGCCTCGCCGGTCTGCTGTACATCCTGCCCAAGGTAGGCCCCATCAAGTTCGTGTCTGTCAAAGGCCCTACGGACCAGACCGAAGTCGAATACGTGAAGAGCGTGATCCGCGCGACCGACGCTCTCAACCGCACGCTGCACCGCTTCACTCCGCCGCCCACAACCGTGCCCAGCGCTGCTACCGCTGCCGCTGCGGACACGCACTCCACGTTGCCGGCGTCCATGTTCCGCTCACTCGCACCGCCGCAGGCTCAGCGCGATCCCAACCATCCGCTCGCCAATCGAGACCTGGACACCGGAAACGTCGTGCAGCCTGCGGGGTACCCTCTTACCGACCAGACCTACGCGCGCCTGCTGCATCGGCTCACCGCCATGCCCAACGAGCCCGTGCCCCCCGGCGTCAAGACCGAGATCCTCAACTATTTCAGCAACACGAGCCTGGCTTACTCCGTGAAGCACAAGCCGCAAGAGTGGGCCACCGTGCAGAAGGACCTGGTCACCCTTCAGGGCATGCCCACGCGCGACGCCGACAAACTCTTCGAAACCTACGGAGACGACAACGACAGGGACAACTAA
- a CDS encoding retroviral-like aspartic protease family protein translates to MLEQSQVAEASRESTAFVKDRPASGLAQLAAFEVAYRRGDIEEAFAHVKRALALAPCDGQADMGLAQMYQMTGLYATAAHFIRLAHMLDPQNQFITREWIGTLPREERLPALTAFLQSNPPVSDRVLRTLEDREEDLKAQKSGECRVVSSTDAAEAPFTAIYGGNGNRPVAYGLEVQFNNKKRVMQIDTSANGFLLTTAAAHALGLQPDTAAKPGAKGNEGARDEYVTHVHSIRLGAMELQNCKVRVVKGDGPVANGVIGMALFRRWLVTLDYPGARLRLAALPVNPRAPALSADTDPDDEMPQDAYIAPGMEDWVHVVRIGNELLLPSSLKPNGPLHYMVMETGALNSTLSPTMGKEAGTLRATSYRNANPAATGTLYVTQDTPLYIGNLHLLPDSYFCTDLEYVSKGLNFDIGGFFGLNTLQRLTIQIDYRDDLVKLTYDPKRDVVRF, encoded by the coding sequence ATGCTCGAACAATCTCAGGTTGCAGAAGCAAGCCGCGAATCAACCGCATTTGTGAAGGATCGACCGGCGAGTGGGCTGGCCCAGCTTGCGGCGTTTGAGGTCGCATACCGTAGGGGTGACATCGAGGAGGCATTCGCTCATGTGAAGCGGGCCTTGGCGTTGGCGCCCTGCGATGGTCAAGCCGACATGGGATTGGCTCAGATGTATCAAATGACGGGCCTGTATGCCACGGCGGCCCACTTCATTCGGCTGGCACACATGCTGGACCCGCAGAATCAATTCATCACGCGGGAATGGATCGGCACTTTGCCGAGGGAAGAGCGCCTGCCCGCGCTCACAGCGTTCCTTCAGTCGAATCCGCCGGTGTCCGATCGCGTGCTGCGCACATTGGAGGATCGCGAGGAAGATCTGAAAGCGCAAAAGTCGGGTGAGTGCCGGGTTGTGTCTTCGACCGACGCGGCAGAGGCACCGTTTACTGCAATCTACGGCGGGAACGGGAACCGTCCTGTGGCGTACGGACTCGAGGTTCAATTCAACAACAAGAAGCGAGTCATGCAGATCGACACTAGCGCAAATGGATTCTTGCTCACCACCGCCGCGGCTCACGCCCTAGGACTTCAGCCGGACACCGCGGCCAAGCCGGGCGCGAAAGGCAACGAAGGGGCGCGTGACGAGTACGTGACGCACGTGCACAGCATTCGACTCGGTGCGATGGAGTTGCAGAACTGCAAGGTGCGTGTTGTGAAGGGCGACGGCCCGGTGGCGAACGGCGTGATCGGGATGGCGCTATTTCGACGCTGGCTCGTCACCCTGGACTATCCGGGAGCGAGGTTGCGGCTGGCGGCGCTGCCTGTCAATCCACGGGCACCCGCATTGAGCGCCGATACCGACCCGGATGATGAAATGCCGCAGGACGCGTACATCGCTCCGGGCATGGAGGACTGGGTACACGTGGTGCGCATCGGAAACGAACTGCTGCTGCCGTCATCGCTGAAACCGAATGGTCCGCTGCACTACATGGTCATGGAGACTGGTGCGTTGAATAGCACGCTTTCCCCAACGATGGGCAAAGAAGCAGGCACGTTGCGTGCCACGAGCTACCGGAACGCCAATCCTGCCGCGACGGGCACCCTATACGTAACCCAGGACACCCCTCTGTACATCGGCAACCTGCACCTGCTTCCGGACTCCTATTTCTGCACTGACCTCGAATACGTCTCAAAAGGGCTGAACTTCGATATCGGCGGCTTCTTCGGCCTGAACACGCTACAGCGGCTTACCATCCAGATCGACTATCGAGACGATTTGGTGAAGCTGACCTATGACCCGAAACGAGATGTGGTGCGGTTCTAG
- a CDS encoding polysaccharide deacetylase family protein, producing MKGRTLGSLAAAVALTIATVAAPAQKLQLAITVDDLPAHGELPPGVTRQQVAQSFLDTFHREHLPPIYGFVNGVRTVDAPPTLQVLQAWLKARQPLGNHTWAHTDLNDQTAEQFLADVDRNQTLLNQIDPKGQHQQWLRYPFLHEGDTIEKRRAVRAGLAARGFRIAEVSMDFEDYLWNDPYARCSAKNDPEALKYLHDSYLETADHYITVYRGLSQQAFHRDIPYVLLMHIGAFDAKMLPELLELYRKRGFTFVTMPHALNDKAYRLDPDHGDKDGGSFTELLLESRDETVAPDTKPYDKLAKLCR from the coding sequence GTGAAGGGCCGCACCCTCGGATCGTTGGCAGCGGCAGTCGCACTTACCATCGCCACTGTCGCTGCGCCTGCGCAGAAGCTCCAACTCGCCATCACGGTCGACGACCTGCCTGCCCACGGCGAACTCCCGCCCGGCGTCACGCGGCAGCAGGTCGCGCAGAGCTTCCTCGACACATTCCACCGCGAGCACCTGCCGCCCATCTACGGCTTCGTCAATGGCGTTCGCACCGTTGACGCGCCACCCACCTTGCAGGTGCTGCAAGCCTGGCTGAAAGCGCGGCAGCCGCTCGGCAACCACACCTGGGCCCACACCGACCTGAACGACCAGACCGCCGAGCAATTCCTTGCCGACGTCGATCGCAACCAGACCCTGCTCAACCAGATCGACCCAAAGGGCCAGCACCAGCAGTGGCTGCGCTACCCCTTCCTTCACGAAGGCGACACGATCGAAAAGCGCCGCGCCGTTCGTGCCGGCCTCGCCGCCCGCGGCTTCCGCATCGCCGAAGTCTCGATGGACTTTGAAGACTACCTCTGGAACGATCCGTACGCTCGCTGCTCCGCCAAGAACGACCCGGAAGCTCTCAAGTACCTGCACGACTCCTATCTGGAAACCGCGGATCACTACATCACGGTCTACCGGGGTCTATCGCAGCAGGCCTTCCATCGCGACATCCCGTACGTTCTGCTCATGCACATCGGCGCATTCGACGCGAAGATGCTGCCCGAACTCCTCGAACTCTATCGCAAGCGCGGCTTCACCTTCGTCACCATGCCGCACGCTCTCAACGACAAGGCTTACCGGCTCGATCCCGACCATGGCGACAAGGATGGCGGCAGCTTCACTGAGCTCCTGCTCGAATCCCGCGACGAAACCGTCGCGCCCGACACCAAGCCCTATGACAAGCTCGCCAAGCTGTGCCGTTGA
- the dapF gene encoding diaminopimelate epimerase, with the protein MIPFVKAHACGNDFLILEESVANGQHAALARELCSRHYGIGADGIEFVDRRADGSFFLRLFNADGSEAELSGNGTRCVAAWIAYSEGLKSTTIETHGGVRTCNVVECDDADFLIETDMGVPTIQERTVDLHGIGPVQGAVVNVGNPHFVLFTVDQDFRTYGHTWEALGAYLCTHRDFPGQTNVEFVRIISPTEIQFRIYERGVGPTHSSGTGTCAAATAAITLRNCARLLTASSIGGPQRIHWPASDQPMRLTGPARIVCTGNAVSALRGVSA; encoded by the coding sequence ATGATCCCCTTCGTCAAAGCGCACGCTTGCGGTAACGACTTCCTCATCCTCGAAGAATCCGTGGCGAACGGTCAGCATGCCGCCCTCGCCCGCGAGCTCTGCTCGCGCCATTACGGCATCGGTGCCGACGGCATCGAGTTCGTCGATCGCCGCGCGGACGGCTCCTTCTTCCTCCGCCTGTTCAATGCCGACGGCTCAGAAGCAGAGCTCAGCGGCAACGGCACCCGGTGCGTCGCTGCCTGGATCGCCTACTCCGAAGGGCTCAAGTCCACCACCATCGAAACTCATGGCGGCGTGCGCACCTGCAACGTGGTCGAGTGCGACGACGCCGACTTCCTGATTGAGACCGACATGGGCGTGCCCACCATCCAGGAGCGCACCGTCGATCTCCACGGCATTGGTCCAGTGCAGGGAGCCGTGGTCAACGTCGGCAACCCGCACTTCGTCCTCTTCACCGTCGACCAGGATTTCCGCACCTACGGTCACACCTGGGAGGCACTCGGTGCCTATCTCTGCACCCACCGCGATTTCCCCGGCCAGACCAACGTCGAGTTCGTTCGTATCATCAGCCCCACGGAGATCCAGTTCCGCATCTACGAGCGCGGCGTCGGCCCCACTCACTCCTCCGGCACCGGCACCTGTGCCGCCGCAACCGCAGCCATCACCCTGCGCAACTGCGCGCGTCTGCTGACCGCCAGCAGCATCGGCGGCCCGCAACGGATACACTGGCCCGCAAGCGACCAGCCGATGCGCCTGACCGGCCCTGCCCGCATCGTCTGCACCGGCAACGCTGTGTCCGCTTTGCGTGGGGTCTCTGCATGA
- a CDS encoding acyltransferase family protein, whose amino-acid sequence MRARSVPGAVIGTGQDSSAGPAQRAPGRSKPHTFATLDGLRGVAALAVILFHVPGLLGPIRLAHGYLAVDFFFMLSGFVLAYAYGDRLGRGWPTRSFLLVRFIRLYPVYSLTLLFGFGAAFLPIGFQTGSSHRMLARLALGLVFLPSFPSDMWLFPLNFPSWSILLEGIGNLGHALFLRRRSSTQLALVASCAAVGVAWTAVRVGHLNFGSIRPIASFAVFRLAFGYVTGMLLYRVWHSRRRSIPAAGLLSTVILCGIFALPMSSAHLVVIDIVCALLAFPLLVLLAASSTPGPRATSVCKFLGAISYPVYLLHIPLYFVFAGIYRHAPGKAAPPTLTMGIVYLPTLLVLSWLAVRFVDAPLRATLTRRLQRHLV is encoded by the coding sequence GTGCGAGCGCGATCTGTCCCAGGCGCAGTGATCGGTACGGGCCAGGACAGCTCCGCGGGGCCCGCGCAACGCGCCCCGGGCCGCAGCAAGCCGCACACCTTTGCCACGCTCGACGGCTTGCGCGGCGTCGCCGCACTTGCCGTCATTCTCTTCCACGTGCCGGGCCTGCTTGGGCCCATTCGTCTGGCGCACGGCTATCTTGCGGTCGATTTCTTCTTCATGCTTAGCGGCTTCGTCCTGGCCTATGCCTATGGCGATCGCCTCGGTCGCGGTTGGCCCACGCGCAGCTTTCTTCTGGTCCGCTTCATTCGCCTGTACCCGGTCTATTCGCTCACGCTGCTCTTTGGCTTCGGCGCTGCCTTTCTTCCCATCGGGTTTCAAACCGGCTCCTCGCATCGCATGCTCGCGCGGCTTGCACTGGGCCTCGTGTTCCTGCCCTCGTTCCCCAGCGACATGTGGCTTTTCCCGCTCAACTTTCCAAGCTGGTCCATCCTCCTGGAGGGCATCGGCAACCTGGGCCACGCGCTCTTCCTGCGGCGCCGCAGCAGCACGCAGCTCGCGCTCGTCGCCTCATGCGCGGCCGTTGGCGTCGCCTGGACCGCCGTTCGCGTTGGACATCTCAACTTCGGTTCCATCCGGCCAATCGCTTCCTTCGCCGTCTTTCGGCTTGCCTTCGGCTACGTCACCGGCATGCTCCTCTACCGCGTGTGGCACTCGCGCCGGCGCTCGATACCCGCAGCCGGCCTCCTCAGCACCGTCATCCTGTGCGGCATCTTCGCCCTGCCCATGTCCTCCGCGCACCTGGTCGTCATTGACATCGTCTGCGCGCTTCTGGCCTTCCCGCTGCTTGTTCTGCTCGCCGCATCCTCCACGCCGGGCCCGCGCGCCACATCCGTCTGCAAGTTCCTCGGCGCGATCTCCTACCCGGTGTACCTCCTCCACATCCCGCTGTACTTCGTCTTCGCGGGAATCTATCGGCACGCGCCGGGCAAGGCCGCCCCGCCCACGCTAACGATGGGCATCGTGTACCTGCCCACCCTCCTCGTCCTTTCCTGGCTAGCCGTCCGCTTTGTGGACGCTCCGCTGCGCGCCACTCTCACGCGACGCCTCCAGCGCCATTTAGTCTGA